GGCCACCTGAGCGTAGGACGGCACCCCAGCCCCCGGGACCTGGATTGCCTTTGCAGGCGCCATCGGTGTAAATGACAATATGAGGCAGTGGTTTGGTATGAGACATGCCGTTAATTTACTCGGTCTTGCTTATTTGCTAACTGTTGGCGACTTTCAGCTACTGGGCTTAATTGAGTGATGGCTGGGATGCGAAGACCTTGAACTTGTCCGATCAGGCGGATGCCTTGCTGGCGCTTAATGGCCGAAACTAAGAAAACAGCCCCAAAAATAGGCCACCAGCGGTTGCCAGCAGGCTCCATGAAGTCCATTTTGGCCATACCTGACTCACCACTCAAGGGAAGCTTGTAGCAACCAAAATGGCCTCTATCTAGTGAGAAGTTCAGCAACTGCAACCAGTCTTTAATTCTGAGAAGGCCAATAAATTGCCCATCCCTTGGTAAATAGGGGGTGCCGATTAATCTGCTGAGATATTGGCGCACGCCCCAAAGACTAGCTGGATTGAATCCAGAAATAATCAAGCGGCCCTCAGGACGCAGAACGCGCTCAGCTTCTCGCAGAATTTGATGGGGATCAGCAGCAAATTCCAAGACATGTGGCATGACTAATAAATCAATGGATTCAGAAGCAAAGGGCAGCTCATTGGCATTGCCTTCAATCTGATGCCAATTAAACTGCCCAGCCTGTGTTTGGCGATCATGAGAGTTCATCAGTAGCGCGTGCAAGGGCATGCGGTTCTCTGCCAAGGTGTTGATTTGCGGCAAACCCATTTGTACGGCATAAAAACCAAAGACATCGGCCACGATTTGATTAAAGCATTTCTGTTCCCAGGCTAGTACATAGCGCCCTGGAGGCGACTGAAGCCACTTTTCCCACGAACTCCATGGTGGTGCAGGCATCTGGGAGGGGGTGGATGGGGTTGGTATCATGGTTCTATGGTGAAGAATACTTTATTGCAAGTTTGGCCGATACCGGCTTTTGATGACAATTACCTCTGGTGTATCCACGATGGCCAGTCTGCCCTGATTGTCGACCCAGGTGATGCTGCTCCCGTACTGCAATACCTTGAGCAAAATAAGCTGACCCTGACTGGTATTTTAATCACCCATCACCATGCAGACCATACCGGCGGCATTGTTACTTTGCTCAATGCTCTTGGTTCGACTATCCCAGTTTATGGCCCAGCTGCGATTGATATTCCGGGTCGTACGCATGCCCTGATGGAAGGCGACAAGGTAGAAGTCGCTGCGCCACGTATTAGCTTTGAGGTTTACGAGGTACCAGGCCACACTTTGAGTCACATTGCTTACTTTGCGAACATGCAGGCTAATGTAGTTGAGCCCATGCTCTTTTGTGGCGATACCTTATTTGCGTCTGGCTGCGGTCGTTTGTTTGAGGGCACTCCAACCCAGATGAGCCAGTCTCTCGCGAAGTTCATCGCCTTACCCAAAAATACTCTGGTGTATTGCACTCATGAATACACCTTATCCAATATTCGCTTTGCGCTGGCAGTTGAGCCCAACAATGCCAATCTGATTACTTGGTCGCAAACTGCTAAAGCTCTGCGCGATCAACATCTACCAACATTGCCAACGACTATTGGGCAAGAACTACAAGTCAATCCATTCATGCGCTGTGATCAACAGGCTGTGATTGATGCCGCTTTCGAGGTCTCTGGCGAAAAATTGCTACCTACGCCTGCTCATGTATTGGCGGTAATTCGGGCGTGGAAGGATCGGTTCTGATGTTGTGGCGCTATGCAGCAATCCTCATGATTGCTGCACTCTCAGGTTGTGCCAGCACGGGAGATTGGTCTTCGGATACCCCGACACGTCAGGATCCACGTGCATCTAAAGCGAAGCGGGTCAATCTCAAAAATCAATCTGTAAGCGAACTATATGCACCATCGAGCAATCTTTGGATTCGGATTCGGGATGGCTTTGAGATGGAGCCTATGAATACACCGTTAGAGATCGAGCAAGTACGTTGGCTTAGCGCACGCCCAGACTATGTGCATCGCTCAATGGCTCGTTCATCACGCTATCTGTTCTATATCGTCCAAGAGGTGAATGCGCGCAATATGCCAACGGAGATCGCTTTGCTTCCGTTTGTTGAGAGTGCTTTCGTAACCAATGCTAAATCTAGCGCTAAGGCTATGGGCTTGTGGCAATTTATGCCTGCAACTGGTAAAGATTTTCAATTAACGCAAAACGTCTTTAGGGATGAGCGTAGGGATGTCTTGCAATCTACTGATGCGGCATTGGATTATCTGCAGCGTCTACACAAACAATTCGGCAGTTGGGATCTTGCTCTGGCTGCCTATAACTGGGGGGCTGGTAATGTCTCAAAAGCCCAGAAACGCAATCTTGCTGCAGGACTTCCAACGGATTACCTCAGTCTCAAGATGCCCAACGAGACTCGAAACTATGTTCCGAAGTTAATGGCTTACCGACAAATTGTTTTAGACCCGCAGGCTTACGGCATTGTTCTACCGGATTTAGAAAACCATCCTTATTTCGTTGCTGTGGATGTCGGGTCTGATATCGACGTGGCCCTGGTAATTCAGTTGAGCGAAATTCCGGAGGACGAGTTTCATAGCCTGAACCCCTCATTTAATAAGCCGGTTATTTTGAGTAACGCTAATCAGCAAATCTTGCTGCCTTTTGGGCATGCCGAGGTCTTCCAGGCAAACCTCAAGAAGTACACCAAGCCACTATCTTCTTGGTCGGCAGTACAAGTGACTAAGACGGAATCGGTTGATCAAGCAGCAAAAACGCTTGGTGTTGATGTGGATACCTTAAGGGGAGTCAATGGCATACCCAAAGGGATGAGAATTCGGGCGGGTTCAACGGTTTTGGTGCCTAAAACTAACCATCGCCCCGGTGATATTTCGGTAGCATTGGCTGAAAACGGTAGCCTCAGTTTAGATAAGCCAGCGCCGCCAGCGCCTAAAAATTGTGCAAAAGGGGCTAAGTGCGCAGCGGCAAAGACTGGAAAAGCTGCCGCAAAGGGTAAATCTTCTGCAACTCAGCATAAATCCGCATCGACAGGGCTTGCAAAATCTGCGAAAAATGGATCTTCGAATCCAAATAACTCTGCCCCTAAGACTTCGGCTAGCAAGGGAGCCAGCAAGATTCAGTAAGTCCAGATACTTTAATTTACTTATTTAGGTTGACCATGTCCTACAAGTCAGAACACGAACGCTCTATTAAAGACCCAGATGGATTTTGGGGAGAGCAGGCAAAACTCATTCATTGGGAAAAACCATTTAATCAAGTTCTGGATTACGCAAACCCCCCGTTTGCTAAATGGTTTGAGGGTGGATTAACCAATCTTTGCTACAACGCAGTTGACCGTCACCTCAAAGAGCGCGCAAACCAAATCGCGCTAGTCGCTGTTTCAACAGAAGCCAATCTAGAAAAAGCATACACATTTAAAGAGCTCTACGTAGAAGTCAATCGTATTGCTGCCATCTACAAAGCGAACGGTGTTCAAAAGGGCGCTCGTGTATTGATCTACATGCCGATGATTGCAGAAGCTTGTTTTGCAATGCTCGCTTGTGCACGTATTGGTGCAATTCACTCAGTGGTCTTTGGTGGCTTTGCATCGCATAGTTTGGCATCACGTATTGACGATGCCAAACCGAAAATGATTGTGACTGCAGAGGCGGGCGCGCGTGGTGGTAAAGCAGTCCCTTATAAGCCTTTACTCGATGAGGCAATCAAGCTAGCAAGCTACAAGCCTGAAAAAGTTCTGATCGTGAATCGCGGTCTTACTGAGTTCGCTACAGTGGCTGGTCGTGATTTGGATTACGCAACTG
This genomic stretch from Polynucleobacter corsicus harbors:
- a CDS encoding class I SAM-dependent methyltransferase → MIPTPSTPSQMPAPPWSSWEKWLQSPPGRYVLAWEQKCFNQIVADVFGFYAVQMGLPQINTLAENRMPLHALLMNSHDRQTQAGQFNWHQIEGNANELPFASESIDLLVMPHVLEFAADPHQILREAERVLRPEGRLIISGFNPASLWGVRQYLSRLIGTPYLPRDGQFIGLLRIKDWLQLLNFSLDRGHFGCYKLPLSGESGMAKMDFMEPAGNRWWPIFGAVFLVSAIKRQQGIRLIGQVQGLRIPAITQLSPVAESRQQLANKQDRVN
- a CDS encoding transglycosylase SLT domain-containing protein; its protein translation is MLWRYAAILMIAALSGCASTGDWSSDTPTRQDPRASKAKRVNLKNQSVSELYAPSSNLWIRIRDGFEMEPMNTPLEIEQVRWLSARPDYVHRSMARSSRYLFYIVQEVNARNMPTEIALLPFVESAFVTNAKSSAKAMGLWQFMPATGKDFQLTQNVFRDERRDVLQSTDAALDYLQRLHKQFGSWDLALAAYNWGAGNVSKAQKRNLAAGLPTDYLSLKMPNETRNYVPKLMAYRQIVLDPQAYGIVLPDLENHPYFVAVDVGSDIDVALVIQLSEIPEDEFHSLNPSFNKPVILSNANQQILLPFGHAEVFQANLKKYTKPLSSWSAVQVTKTESVDQAAKTLGVDVDTLRGVNGIPKGMRIRAGSTVLVPKTNHRPGDISVALAENGSLSLDKPAPPAPKNCAKGAKCAAAKTGKAAAKGKSSATQHKSASTGLAKSAKNGSSNPNNSAPKTSASKGASKIQ
- the gloB gene encoding hydroxyacylglutathione hydrolase, with product MVKNTLLQVWPIPAFDDNYLWCIHDGQSALIVDPGDAAPVLQYLEQNKLTLTGILITHHHADHTGGIVTLLNALGSTIPVYGPAAIDIPGRTHALMEGDKVEVAAPRISFEVYEVPGHTLSHIAYFANMQANVVEPMLFCGDTLFASGCGRLFEGTPTQMSQSLAKFIALPKNTLVYCTHEYTLSNIRFALAVEPNNANLITWSQTAKALRDQHLPTLPTTIGQELQVNPFMRCDQQAVIDAAFEVSGEKLLPTPAHVLAVIRAWKDRF